From Bacteroidota bacterium, the proteins below share one genomic window:
- a CDS encoding DUF3467 domain-containing protein, translated as MSDQQNNQNQLNIELSEEIAEGNYSNLAIITHSNSEFVIDFIKVMPGVPKAKVKSRILLTPQHAKRLMKALKENVAKYESVHGPVKDVEPMAIPLNFGGPTAQA; from the coding sequence ATGTCAGACCAACAAAATAACCAGAATCAGCTTAATATTGAATTGAGCGAAGAGATCGCGGAGGGGAATTATTCCAACCTTGCTATAATTACACATTCGAATTCGGAGTTTGTTATTGATTTTATAAAGGTTATGCCGGGTGTGCCTAAGGCAAAAGTGAAATCGAGAATTCTGTTAACTCCCCAGCATGCCAAGCGCCTAATGAAGGCATTGAAGGAAAATGTGGCGAAATATGAGTCGGTTCACGGCCCAGTAAAAGACGTTGAGCCTATGGCCATTCCATTGAACTTTGGCGGACCTACAGCGCAGGCGTAA
- a CDS encoding fatty acid desaturase family protein has translation MKGTHKINISELSKPKISRWLFNTILDWAIIISLMIAAIKLNHPVVYILSVFIIGSRQHALAIMGHDGAHYAACENRQLNDIMASVFVFWPLGIGINGYRKFHFAHHKKVGTPEDPELILKRLSRPQWELPAKNSKHITHLIKDLFGISYRELFKISRSIKSVGKIDIIGPVTWWLVMIVTLFYFEQYIPLILWFASVFTSYWAVFRLRVWFEHQGTTETNRVHAVWWQKLIFAPHNVWYHYEHHLFPSVPFYNLDKVRNMEKGKSIVSVGELFRSFRVHSFLGSGRIKGA, from the coding sequence ATGAAAGGCACTCATAAAATAAACATTAGTGAGCTTTCAAAGCCCAAGATCAGCAGGTGGCTTTTCAATACTATATTGGATTGGGCAATAATTATCTCCCTAATGATTGCAGCCATTAAATTGAATCACCCTGTTGTATACATATTATCTGTTTTCATCATTGGAAGCAGACAGCACGCTTTGGCCATAATGGGTCACGATGGCGCCCATTATGCAGCTTGCGAGAACAGGCAGTTAAATGATATTATGGCTTCCGTATTTGTTTTTTGGCCCTTAGGTATTGGAATAAACGGGTACCGGAAATTTCATTTTGCGCATCATAAAAAAGTGGGCACGCCGGAAGATCCGGAATTAATACTTAAACGATTGAGCAGGCCGCAATGGGAATTACCTGCCAAAAATTCGAAACACATTACCCACTTAATAAAGGACCTGTTTGGTATAAGTTACAGGGAACTTTTCAAAATAAGCAGATCGATCAAATCAGTAGGGAAAATAGATATTATCGGACCCGTAACATGGTGGTTGGTTATGATTGTAACCTTGTTCTATTTTGAGCAATATATACCGCTCATATTATGGTTTGCTTCTGTTTTTACTTCTTATTGGGCAGTATTCCGGTTACGGGTATGGTTCGAACATCAGGGCACGACTGAAACCAACAGAGTGCATGCTGTCTGGTGGCAGAAATTAATTTTTGCCCCGCATAATGTCTGGTATCATTATGAACATCACCTGTTCCCATCAGTCCCATTTTACAATTTGGATAAAGTGCGGAATATGGAAAAGGGAAAGTCTATCGTTTCCGTTGGGGAATTGTTTCGTTCATTCCGGGTACACTCATTTCTGGGTTCCGGGAGAATTAAAGGTGCTTGA